A window of the Serratia sarumanii genome harbors these coding sequences:
- a CDS encoding dihydrofolate reductase family protein produces MRQIIASAFVSLDGVMQAPGGQDEDRSGGFRFGGWTAPYWDEAIAETMGDLFSAPFDLLLGRRTYDIFAGYWPQITDEADPFSADIARVFNQATKYVATHHGETLAWQNSQWLGRDIIARLRELKRTQGPVLLVQGSSTLMQQLLANDLVDELRLLTYPVLLGGGKRLFDDNAAPAAFTLAQSMVSPGGVIVAHYRRAGAVTTGSFVVESAAAAQP; encoded by the coding sequence ATGCGACAGATTATTGCCAGCGCCTTCGTCAGCCTCGACGGCGTGATGCAGGCGCCCGGCGGGCAGGACGAAGACCGCAGCGGCGGCTTTCGCTTCGGCGGCTGGACAGCCCCCTACTGGGATGAAGCCATTGCGGAAACGATGGGCGATCTTTTCTCCGCGCCGTTCGATCTGCTGCTGGGGCGGCGCACCTACGACATTTTCGCCGGCTACTGGCCGCAGATCACCGACGAGGCCGATCCGTTTTCCGCCGATATCGCCCGCGTATTCAATCAGGCCACCAAATACGTCGCCACCCACCACGGCGAGACGCTGGCGTGGCAGAACAGCCAGTGGCTGGGGCGGGACATCATCGCCCGGCTGCGCGAGCTGAAGCGCACCCAGGGGCCGGTGCTGCTGGTGCAGGGCAGCAGCACGCTGATGCAACAGCTGCTGGCCAACGACCTGGTGGACGAACTGCGCCTGCTCACCTACCCGGTGCTGCTTGGCGGCGGCAAGCGGCTGTTTGATGATAACGCGGCGCCGGCGGCCTTCACGCTGGCCCAATCGATGGTCTCGCCCGGCGGCGTGATCGTGGCCCACTACC
- a CDS encoding alpha/beta fold hydrolase, protein MLRFTRRALLCATLAAFPAAAETPKFGPELQGFHYPYPLQQFSFTSQGQPLKMGYMDVPPEGAANGRTALLLHGKNFCAATWQDTIKALSKAGYRVIAPDQIGFCSSTKPAHYQYSFQQLAQNTHGLLQNLKISKAIVIGHSTGGMLATRYSLMYPQAVEQLVMVNPIGLEDWKAKGVPWRSVDQWFARELNTTAEGIRNYEQRTYYGGRWKPEYDRWVDMLAGLNNGPGHRLVAWNSALIYDMIFTQPVYYEFKDLQTPTTLMIGTADTTAIGSDIAPPAVKARIGHYAELGKQAAKLIPHATLIEFAGLGHAPQMEEPERFHQALLKALQP, encoded by the coding sequence ATGCTGAGATTCACCCGTCGCGCGCTGCTGTGCGCCACGCTGGCCGCGTTCCCCGCCGCCGCCGAAACGCCTAAGTTCGGCCCGGAGCTGCAGGGCTTTCACTACCCTTACCCGTTGCAGCAGTTCAGCTTCACCTCGCAGGGCCAGCCGTTAAAAATGGGCTATATGGACGTGCCGCCGGAAGGTGCCGCCAACGGCCGCACCGCGCTGTTGCTGCACGGTAAAAACTTCTGCGCCGCCACCTGGCAGGACACCATCAAGGCGCTGAGCAAGGCCGGTTACCGCGTCATCGCGCCGGATCAAATCGGCTTTTGCTCCTCCACCAAGCCGGCGCATTACCAGTACAGCTTCCAGCAGCTGGCGCAAAACACCCACGGCCTGCTGCAGAACCTGAAAATCAGTAAGGCCATCGTCATCGGCCACTCCACCGGCGGCATGCTGGCCACGCGCTACAGCCTGATGTATCCGCAGGCAGTGGAGCAATTGGTCATGGTCAACCCGATCGGCCTCGAGGACTGGAAGGCCAAAGGCGTGCCGTGGCGCAGCGTCGATCAATGGTTCGCGCGCGAGCTGAACACCACCGCCGAGGGTATCCGCAACTATGAGCAGCGCACCTACTACGGCGGCCGCTGGAAGCCGGAGTACGATCGTTGGGTGGATATGCTGGCCGGGCTGAACAACGGGCCGGGCCATCGCCTGGTGGCGTGGAACTCGGCGTTGATCTACGACATGATCTTCACCCAGCCGGTGTACTACGAGTTCAAGGATCTGCAAACCCCCACTACGCTGATGATCGGCACCGCCGACACCACCGCCATCGGCAGCGATATCGCCCCGCCGGCGGTCAAGGCCAGGATCGGCCACTATGCGGAGCTGGGCAAACAGGCGGCGAAGCTGATCCCGCACGCCACGCTGATCGAGTTCGCCGGGCTGGGCCATGCGCCGCAAATGGAGGAACCAGAGCGTTTCCATCAGGCGTTGCTCAAGGCGCTGCAGCCCTGA